Genomic segment of Desulfomicrobium apsheronum:
GCCCATGCTCATCGGCGTGCCCATCTGCTCCAAGGTGCTGCGCATTCCGTTCCTGCGCATGCTCGGCGTCATCACCGGCGGCATGACCTCCACCCCAGGCCTGGCCGCCGCCTCTTCCCTGAGCGACACGCCTTATGCAGCCACGGCTTACGCTTCGGTCTATCCCATCGCCCTGGTAGGCATGATCATGGCCTCAAAGATCATTATGCTGCTGGGCTGACACCCGTGTGTTCATGGGCCGGAATCAATCCCGACCCATGGAGGCGGGCATGGGCGCGGCCACGACCTGTCCCCGGGCGCGCACCTCTCCAAGGGCCGATATCTCCACCTCGACCACGATCTTCCTGCCCCGCCGCTCAATGACCCGGGCCACAAGCTCAAGCTCAGGACCAAGCGGCGTGGGCCGCAGAAAATCCACATGCAGCGAGGCCGTCACATAGCGCTGGGGCAGGCCGTCATCGCCAGCCGCCGAGGCAGCGGCCGTGGCCACGCCGTGACAGTCCACCAATGAAGCGAGCATTCCGCCATAAACGAATCCGGGCAACGCGATATGCTCTGGCCGAGGCGTAAAACGCCCCACTCCCTGTTCTCCATCCCAGTGAGTCTGGATATGCAGGCCCTGGGCGTTGTTTTTTCCGCAGCCGTAGCAATGACTAAGGTCTTCGGCATAGCGATGCTGAACGGGAATGTCGGTCATGAAATCCTCCTTTAGAAAAAAGAATAGGTCCTATGGGTCTCATGGGACCTATAGGACCTATTCTTCATGCACTGCAAGGGCGTTTGGTCAGGCGTCCGGCATGAAATGCAGGCTTACGCGGGCAAAGGTCAGGCGGACCGGCCGCCCTGGCTCCAGCCTGCCCTGCTCCGGAAACTGCCGGTCCAGGGCGGCGGTGAAGCGCGAGTCCCCGCAGGACACTTCCGCGAACCACGAAAAGCCTTCGTGCCGCACCCCCATCAACGTTCCGGGCAGGCTCAGCCAGCCTGGAGCGGCGTGATCGGTGAACGAAACAAACACGTCCTCGGGCCGCAGGGCCACATGCCCGGAAACAGAAGCGCCTGGCACCTCAAAGCGCAAATCCCCACCCAGGCGGCATTCCCCCTGGCCTTCCACGGAAAAAATGTTCTTCATGCCCACGAATCCCGCCACGAACGCAGTGGCCGGTTTGCGGAACACATCCCCGACAGTCCCGACCTGTTCCAGGCGTCCCTCCCGGATCACCGCCGCGCGGTCAGCCAGGGTCAGGGCGTCCACGAAATCATGCGTGACCATGAGGAAGGTCAGCCCCGAATGCCGGTGCAGATCCTTGAGCGCCGCGCGAAGGTCGTCTCTGAATTGCGGATCAAGTGAAGACAGGGGCTCGTCGAGCAAGACCACGTCCGGCTTGCAGG
This window contains:
- a CDS encoding PaaI family thioesterase, encoding MTDIPVQHRYAEDLSHCYGCGKNNAQGLHIQTHWDGEQGVGRFTPRPEHIALPGFVYGGMLASLVDCHGVATAAASAAGDDGLPQRYVTASLHVDFLRPTPLGPELELVARVIERRGRKIVVEVEISALGEVRARGQVVAAPMPASMGRD
- a CDS encoding ABC transporter ATP-binding protein translates to MIRVESLALCFGKFSLRDVGFQVAPGEFFALMGPTGSGKTLILESIAGLVEHAQGSIRVAGQEVGGLPPERRNVSLVYQDNALFPHLSVLENVTYGQRYHGIAKDEGRHMALALLERLGLTRVAGRLPVNLSGGEKQRVSLARALACKPDVVLLDEPLSSLDPQFRDDLRAALKDLHRHSGLTFLMVTHDFVDALTLADRAAVIREGRLEQVGTVGDVFRKPATAFVAGFVGMKNIFSVEGQGECRLGGDLRFEVPGASVSGHVALRPEDVFVSFTDHAAPGWLSLPGTLMGVRHEGFSWFAEVSCGDSRFTAALDRQFPEQGRLEPGRPVRLTFARVSLHFMPDA